TCAAAATGCCGGCGCCCCCCTTTACGCCGATACCATGAGCGAGTATTACGCCTGGGGGCAGGACTTTTTCCCCCGCTTTCTCGAGGAGCTGAAAAAGGCCGAGCACTTTATTTTTATGGAGTATTTTATCCTGAAGCCCGGCTATATGTGGGACACCACCCTGGAGCTGCTCAAGGAAAAAGCCGCCGCCGGGGTGGACGTGCGCCTCTTGTACGACGCTTTCGGCTGCATGTTCACCCTGCCCGAGGATTATTATCAGGACCTGCGGGAGGCGGGCATCCAGTGCTATCGGTTTGCGCCGCCCCGCTTTTCGCCCTATATGGCCGATTACACCATGCTCAACCACCGGGATCACCGCAAGATCGCTGTAATCGACGGCAACGTGGGCTTTACCGGCGGACTGAATTTTGCTGATGAGTACATCAACCGCAAAAAACGGTTCGGCGTTTGGAAGGATACCGGCCTCATGCTCAAGGGCAGCGGTGTGCACAGTCTCACCGCCCTCTTCCTGGAAATGTGGGATTTTACCGCCGGCACCACCAGCGATCCGTCCCAATATGCCCCCACCCTGCGCTATTCGGCCGACGGGCTGGTACAGCCCTATGGCGACAGCCCCCTGGACGAGGAGAGCGTGGCCGAAAACGTCTATTTCAACATCCTGCACCAGGCCACCAATTATGTGTACATCGCCACCCCTTACCTTGTGGTGGACAACGAGATGATCACCAGCCTGCGCCTGATCGCCAAAAGCGGGGTGGATGTGCGCATCCTCACCCCGGGCATCCCGGACAAGTGGTATGT
This window of the Oscillospiraceae bacterium genome carries:
- a CDS encoding cardiolipin synthase; the protein is MAMQRVRKARRKLGRGLLTRTFFFVVLLALQILMVCGITWALGRYSAVAYMFLMAFSVLAVVTLLDKDRINPVYKLMWVTIITMMPPMGALFYLFWGHRNTNNRHARRMEGISGRITRTLPQDPEPLRRLRLADQGLARSAQYLIQNAGAPLYADTMSEYYAWGQDFFPRFLEELKKAEHFIFMEYFILKPGYMWDTTLELLKEKAAAGVDVRLLYDAFGCMFTLPEDYYQDLREAGIQCYRFAPPRFSPYMADYTMLNHRDHRKIAVIDGNVGFTGGLNFADEYINRKKRFGVWKDTGLMLKGSGVHSLTALFLEMWDFTAGTTSDPSQYAPTLRYSADGLVQPYGDSPLDEESVAENVYFNILHQATNYVYIATPYLVVDNEMITSLRLIAKSGVDVRILTPGIPDKWYVYWVTQSYYPVLLEAGVRIYEYTPGFIHAKMYVSDDKTAVVGSANMDYRSLYLHFENCCSFYGGQMVQDVRHDLEECMAVSHEVTLDDARRTPLFKRLFQVVLRLFAPLL